The Primulina eburnea isolate SZY01 chromosome 8, ASM2296580v1, whole genome shotgun sequence genome contains a region encoding:
- the LOC140837674 gene encoding protein FD-like has translation MWTSPSSSNSIPFSSSSSYAILGNDTNSSNSRLPKPMEEIWNDITLSSLHPGNNSSRGMILQDFFGKDPPHSAVDASPPPPPPTVLSLSSRQEHYFNCAPPGLHPQDHRSHVSPLVLPFEGRVTDESPGCGNKKFPDLGGSSVDRHHKRMIKNRESAARSRARKQENIVLHHLFTPNISISCVFRDTVSSFLFEFFLVHFLDLTCGVYKKRMKLNDFICITRTSTFRRKEV, from the coding sequence ATGTGGACATCTCCTTCCTCTTCAAACTCGATACCCTTTTCATCTTCCTCTTCCTATGCAATTCTTGGAAATGATACCAATAGTAGTAACTCCAGATTGCCCAAACCTATGGAAGAGATTTGGAATGACATCACCCTTTCTTCTCTTCACCCGGGCAATAATTCCTCTCGTGGGATGATTCTTCAGGATTTTTTTGGTAAAGATCCGCCACACTCCGCCGTGGATGCCTCTCCTCCCCCTCCTCCACCCACTGTTCTCAGCTTAAGCTCTCGTCAGGAACACTACTTTAATTGCGCTCCACCTGGTTTGCATCCTCAAGATCATCGTAGCCACGTGTCTCCTCTCGTCTTGCCGTTTGAAGGCCGGGTTACCGACGAGAGTCCCGGCTGTGGGAATAAGAAGTTTCCTGATTTGGGCGGAAGCTCCGTCGACCGCCATCACAAGCGTATGATAAAGAACCGCGAGTCTGCTGCTCGTTCAAGAGCTAGAAAACAGGAAAATATCGTTCTTCATCATCTCTTTACACCAAACATAagtatatcttgtgtatttcGAGATACAGTTTCATCATttcttttcgaatttttcttGGTTCATTTTCTTGATTTAACTTGTGGAGTATACAAAAAAAGGATGAAACTTAATGATTTTATTTGCATTACACGTACGAGTACATTCAGGAGAAAGGAAGTTTGA
- the LOC140838366 gene encoding phospholipase D delta-like: MGLFTRTKSVRSIVWDLPKKVEQTCCCLNAHHLPHDATLSRPRHFCKSSTDYYAFFLVPCISDTRKLIFMAEEQLVCLHGDLELHIYEARSLPSMDLVSEHLRGCFPACDACHPTTEADAEGGSAHHERKLHHHRKIMTTDPYVTVSVPQATLARTRVLPNSQNPRWNERFHIPLAHPLEHLEFRIKDNDVFGADTVGKVLIPAEKIASGEVIVGWFPVISSAGKPPKPDTALRLEMKFVPCDKNPLYNHGIAGDPLHKGVRNTYFPLRKGSSVTLYQDAHIPSDVKMPEIVLDNGQIREHSRCWEDLCYAISEAHHLIYIVGWSVFHKVKLIREPTRPLPRGGDLTLGELLKYKSEEGVRVLLLIWDDKTSHDKFLINTAGVMKTHDEETKKFFRHSSVICVLSPRYGSRKLSFLKQQVVGNLFTHHQKCVLVDTQARGNNRKITAFLGGIDLCDGRYDTPEHRLFHDLDTVFKDDFHQPTFTSGTKAPRQPWHDLHCRVDGPAGYDVLVNFAQRWRKTTKWREFRFFKKKMTRWHDDAMIKIERLSWILSPAFFVSKDGTHVSCPQDDPKLYVSREDDPENWHTQIFRSIDSGSLRGFPKFYDEAQAQNLVCSKTLVIDMSIQTAYIQAIRSAQHFIYIENQYFLGSSYAWSSYKNAGADHLIPMELALKIVNKIRANERFCVYVVIPMWPEGNPKDSAMQEILFWQGQTMQMMYEVIAKEIRSMQLDSHPEDYLSFFCLGNRELMTNTAAEAGSADKVSDSQKFQRFMIYVHAKGMIVDDEYVIIGSANINQRSMDGTKDTEIAIGSYQPWHTWSKQQQHPHGQVYGYRMSLWYEHLGTVEKCFEEPYSLNCVRRVNEVAEDNWKRYANEEFTLLQGHLLKYPVMVEADGSVNPLPGFENLPDVGGRILGTHSATIPDVLTT; the protein is encoded by the exons ATGGGGCTATTTACGAGGACTAAGTCAGTAAGGAGTATCGTTTGGGATTTGCCAAAAAAGGTTGAGCAAACGTGTTGTTGCCTCAACGCCCACCATCTTCCTCACGATGCCACTCTGTCTCGTCCACGCCATTTCTGCAAGTCTTCGACAGATTATTATGCTTTCTTCTTAGTTCCTTGCATTTCTGATACTCGAAAGCTAATTTTCATGGCGGAGGAGCAACTCGTGTGCTTACATGGGGATTTGGAGCTACATATCTATGAGGCGCGTAGCCTACCCAGTATGGACTTGGTCTCCGAGCACCTCCGCGGATGCTTCCCTGCTTGCGACGCCTGCCATCCCACCACCGAAGCGGATGCAGAAGGCGGAAGTGCTCATCATGAACGGAAGCTCCACCACCACCGGAAGATCATGACCACTGATCCTTATGTTACGGTGTCCGTTCCCCAGGCCACGCTTGCTCGAACGCGCGTGCTCCCCAACTCGCAGAACCCCAGATGGAACGAGCGGTTCCACATTCCCTTAGCTCATCCTTTGGAGCACTTGGAATTTAGAATCAAGGATAATGATGTGTTTGGGGCCGATACGGTGGGGAAAGTCTTGATTCCAGCTGAAAAAATTGCTTCTGGAGAAGTCATTGTGGGCTGGTTTCCGGTCATTTCTTCGGCAGGAAAGCCGCCGAAACCTGACACCGCGCTGCGGCTTGAGATGAAATTCGTTCCTTGTGATAAAAACCCGTTGTATAATCACGGCATTGCGGGTGACCCTTTGCACAAAGGGGTGAGGAATACTTATTTTCCTCTGAGGAAAGGGAGTTCGGTTACTCTATACCAGGATGCTCATATTCCAAGTGATGTGAAAATGCCTGAAATTGTGTTGGATAATGGGCAGATTCGGGAGCACAGCAGATGTTGGGAGGACTTATGCTATGCAATATCGGAGGCGCACCACTTGATATACATTGTAGGCTGGTCTGTTTTCCATAAAGTAAAGTTGATTAGAGAGCCCACGAGGCCATTGCCGAGAGGAGGGGACCTGACTCTTGGCGAACTATTGAAGTATAAATCAGAGGAAGGGGTCCGAGTTCTGTTATTGATTTGGGATGATAAGACTTCACATGATAAGTTCTTAATTAACACG GCTGGTGTGATGAAAACCCATGATGAAGAGACTAAGAAATTTTTTCGGCATTCATCAGTGATATGTGTATTGTCACCACGCTATGGTAGCCGTAAGCTTAGTTTTTTGAAACAACAG GTTGTCGGAAATCTTTTCACGCATCATCAGAAATGTGTTCTCGTTGATACACAAGCCCGTGGTAATAATCGAAAAATTACAGCCTTTTTAGGTGGTATTGATCTATGTGATGGTCGGTATGATACGCCTGAACATCGACTGTTCCACGATCTTGACACTGTCTTTAAGGATGATTTTCATCAGCCTACATTCACA TCAGGAACCAAGGCTCCAAGGCAGCCGTGGCATGATTTACACTGCAGGGTTGATGGGCCAGCTGGATACGATGTTCTTGTGAACTTTGCTCAACGTTGGAGGAAAACAACAAAATGGCGAGAATTTAGGTTTTTTAAGAAAAAGATGACCCGTTGGCATGATGATGCTATGATAAAAATTGAGAGACTCTCATGGATACTGAGTCCTGCGTTCTTCGTTTCCAAGGATGGAACTCATGTCTCTTGTCCTCAGGATGATCCTAAGCTATATGTTTCTAGAGAAGACGACCCAGAAAACTGGCACACACAG ATATTTCGTTCCATAGATTCGGGGTCGCTCCGAGGCTTTCCCAAATTCTATGATGAAGCTCAGGCACAG AACCTTGTCTGCTCGAAAACTCTGGTGATAGACATGAGCATTCAAACGGCATATATTCAGGCAATAAGATCTGCCCAACATTTTATCTATATTGAAAACCAATACTTTCTTGGTTCATCCTATGCCTGGTCATCATACAAAAATGCAG GGGCTGATCATCTTATCCCAATGGAGTTGGCACTGAAAATTGTTAACAAAATCAGAGCCAATGAGAGATTTTGTGTGTATGTTGTTATACCTATGTGGCCTGAGGGTAATCCCAAAGACAGTGCTATGCAAGAAATTCTTTTTTGGCAG GGACAAACAATGCAAATGATGTATGAAGTTATTGCCAAGGAGATCAGATCAATGCAACTAGATTCACATCCTGAAGATTACTTGAGTTTCTTCTGTCTCGGCAATAGGGAACTAATGACAAATACAGCTGCTGAGGCTGGATCCGCAGATAAG GTTTCAGACTCGCAAAAGTTTCAGCGCTTTATGATTTATGTGCATGCCAAAGGGATGATAGTGGATGATGAGTATGTGATAATTGGATCTGCCAATATTAATCAAAGATCAATGGATGGCACAAAAGACACGGAGATAGCTATTGGTTCATATCAGCCTTGGCACACTTGGTCAAAGCAGCAGCAACATCCGCATGGCCAG GTCTATGGATATAGAATGTCTCTCTGGTACGAACACCTTGGTACAGTCGAAAAATGTTTCGAAGAGCCTTACTCTTTGAATTGCGTGAGAAGGGTGAATGAAGTCGCGGAAGATAATTGGAAGAGGTACGCGAACGAGGAATTTACGCTATTGCAAGGCCATCTTCTCAAGTATCCTGTGATGGTAGAGGCTGACGGCAGTGTAAATCCTTTGCCTGGATTTGAGAACTTACCAGATGTCGGTGGCAGAATTCTTGGAACTCATTCTGCTACAATACCTGATGTTCTAACAACATGA
- the LOC140837675 gene encoding cation/H(+) antiporter 1-like, with the protein MDNASNNRACNSGELFNPVLTMGTQVSCLLVISHFFQLFLKPLGQPAPVAQILAGFLLGPSGFSHIDRVNKFFFQNFAADYYETMALYARITIMFLIGLEMDFDYMRRNLRVASMIAGGSCLICTIFAIALTSFIYEETGAHGSGVMMAVTLAVILSNTASPFVSRLAHDLKFASTDIGRLAISSSLIGDVYAVLLLIIIARNDEKSDLSSSVFYAFMYIIIVTVAILINRYLTNWMNRRNRNQKHLKHTELFILLGIVYVAAMIMETSGFSSIIGCFVIGSMFPRGGKVARTLLSKLSYSVHNFILPIYFGYSGFKADVTLISSFRNFAIVAIIILLSIGGKITGTLAVCVHLKIPLNEGVLLAFLMNLKGHVDLLALTINVQHYKAMSSQIFYNLMMAAIVINSLIWGPLIAFMVRRESEIFGYKYTAFEFQSPKNELKLLACVYGPRPVTTMIGLIATSKGPENVAITPYLMHLIELPERRKTNLLYHQKEEDELSDDGDYGGNDVVEINEAVDIFCTETGVTIHQVKTVSPFASMYADVCEFAEDIRASVIVLPFHKHQRIDGKLESGKEGIRATNQKILRHAKCSVAILVDRGLTAGTSYTSGSGSLQHVATLFFGGPDDREALGFSERIGMHHHINLTIIRFLHVSEKMQDIGVNVAHKEQDVLMVKSTHETESDVDNAALAEFYNRYVTSGQVGYVEKHVENGGETANALRDMADMYSMFIVGKGRRGNSILTTGLSDWEECPELGKVGDLLASSDFELSGSVLVIQQHRPSNNQYQDQ; encoded by the exons ATGGATAACGCCTCAAACAATAGAGCATGTAACAGTGGAGAATTATTCAATCCCGTTCTTACAATGGGAACACAAGTTTCTTGCCTTCTGGTGATCTCACATTTCTTTCAACTTTTTCTCAAGCCCTTAGGCCAACCGGCGCCGGTGGCGCAGATTCTA GCAGGATTCTTGTTAGGCCCGTCTGGATTCTCACACATAGATCGTGTAAACAAATTCTTCTTCCAAAACTTTGCAGCAGATTACTACGAAACCATGGCATTATATGCCAGGATCACAATCATGTTTCTAATAGGGCTTGAGATGGATTTTGATTATATGAGGCGAAATTTACGGGTAGCAAGCATGATAGCCGGTGGGAGCTGTTTAATCTGCACGATTTTCGCCATAGCGTTAACTTCCTTCATATATGAAGAGACCGGAGCTCATGGCTCCGGTGTGATGATGGCTGTAACACTAGCAGTAATATTGTCTAACACAGCCTCCCCTTTTGTGTCGAGATTAGCACATGATTTGAAGTTTGCAAGTActgatattggcagattggctaTATCTTCTTCGTTAATTGGTGATGTTTACGCTGTGCTTTTGTTGATTATTATTGCAAGAAACGATGAAAAATCTGATCTCTCATCATCGGTTTTCTATGCATTCATGTACATCATTATTGTTACAGTGGCTATTCTCATAAATAGATATTTGACAAATTGGATGAATAGGAGGAACAGGAACCAAAAACACCTAAAACACACTGAGTTGTTCATACTTTTGGGAATTGTATATGTTGCTGCAATGATTATGGAGACTAGTGGATTCAGCAGCATAATAGGTTGTTTCGTCATCGGATCGATGTTCCCAAGAGGAGGCAAAGTGGCTCGTACACTCCTGTCTAAACTATCATATTCAGTTCACAACTTTATACTTCCCATATACTTTGGATACTCAGGGTTCAAGGCAGATGTGACCCTCATAAGTAGTTTTCGAAACTTCGCCATTGTCGCTATCATTATCTTATTGAGCATCGGAGGGAAGATCACAGGGACATTAGCCGTTTGTGTTCACTTGAAAATCCCTTTGAATGAAGGGGTTCTTCTCGCTTTCTTGATGAACTTGAAGGGGCACGTCGATTTGCTCGCCTTGACAATAAATGTACAACATTATAAA GCTATGTCAAGCCAAATATTCTACAACCTGATGATGGCGGCAATAGTAATCAATTCTTTGATATGGGGTCCTTTGATAGCCTTCATGGTAAGAAGAGAGAGTGAAATTTTTGGATATAAGTATACAGCCTTTGAATTTCAATCCCCAAAAAATGAACTAAAACTCTTGGCTTGTGTATATGGCCCTCGCCCTGTCACTACGATGATAGGACTAATAGCCACATCTAAAGGGCCAGAAAATGTAGCCATAACACCTTACTTGATGCACCTAATTGAGCTCCCCGAAAGGAGAAAGACAAATTTACTATACCATCaaaaagaagaagatgaacTAAGTGATGATGGTGATTATGGTGGGAACGACGTAGTGGAAATAAATGAGGCAGTGGATATATTTTGTACTGAGACCGGGGTGACGATTCATCAGGTTAAAACAGTGTCCCCCTTCGCCAGTATGTATGCTGATGTCTGCGAGTTTGCTGAGGATATAAGAGCATCTGTAATAGTTCTCCCATTTCACAAACACCAAAGAATCGACGGAAAATTGGAAAGCGGGAAGGAAGGTATAAGGGCTACTAACCAGAAGATTTTACGACATGCCAAATGCTCGGTTGCTATTTTAGTAGACCGAGGACTCACTGCTGGGACATCATATACCTCAGGTTCTGGGTCATTGCAGCATGTGGCCACATTATTTTTTGGAGGGCCGGATGATCGGGAGGCCTTGGGATTCAGTGAACGGATCGGGATGCATCATCATATAAACCTTACTATTATAAGGTTCTTGCATGTATCTGAGAAGATGCAAGATATAGGGGTTAATGTAGCTCATAAGGAACAAGATGTTTTGATGGTGAAATCGACCCATGAGACGGAGAGTGACGTTGATAATGCGGCGTTAGCTGAGTTTTACAATAG GTATGTAACATCAGGTCAAGTAGGGTATGTAGAGAAGCATGTGGAAAATGGCGGGGAGACAGCAAATGCATTGAGAGACATGGCTGATATGTATTCAATGTTTATAGTTGGGAAGGGAAGAAGAGGGAACTCAATACTAACAACAGGTTTGAGTGATTGGGAAGAATGCCCAGAGCTCGGTAAAGTAGGGGATTTGTTAGCTTCTTCAGATTTTGAACTTAGCGGTTCTGTTTTAGTTATTCAACAGCATAGACCTTCTAACAATCAATACCAAGATCAATAG